CATAGCTATCGGCATTGCCGGGCTGGCACGAATAGGTGTCGATATTAGGGTTGTTTTCGCTGGGTGCCAATTCTTCCAGTACCGCACAAATCGTTTTCACCACTTCGATGTTTTGTTTTTCATTGTGACCACCGATGTTATAGGTTTCGCCTATTTTGCCTTTTGTTGCCACTTGCACTAATGCTCGCGCATGGTCTTCCACATAGAGCCAATCGCGAATTTGGTTACCTTTGCCATATACTGGCAGGTCTTTGCCCGCTAAGGCGTTTAGTATCATTAGTGGAATGAGTTTTTCCGGAAAGTGATAAGGGCCATAGTTGTTCGAGCAGTTGGTCACGAGGGTCGGTAAGCTATAGGTTCTTAGCCAGGCACGCACCAGATGATCGGATGCCGCCTTAGAGGCACTGTAGGGTGAGCTGGGCGCGTAGGCGGTGGTTTCGGTGAATAGGGGTAAATCGCCCAACTGTTCATCCGGGTGGGCTAAATCGCCATAAACCTCGTCCGTCGAAATATGGTGGAAGCGGAAGTTGGCTTTTTTATCGCCCCTTAGCTTGACCCAATAAGCCCTCGCCTGCTCTAACAGCGTATAGGTGCCGACAATGTTGGTTTGAATAAATTCAGCCGGGCCATCAATAGAGCGATCCACATGAGATTCGGCCGCTAGATGCATCACAATATCTGGTTGATGTTGCTCAAATACCCGCTTGAGTTCGGCGGCATCGCATATATCAACTTGTTCAAACGCATAACGCGGATCATCACTAACGCTCGCTACCGAAGCTAAATTGCCGGCATAGGTGAGTTTATCTAGATTGACGACCGCATAATTCGTGTCGTTAATAAGATGGCGCACCACTGCGCTGCCAATAAAACCGGCACCGCCGGTAACGAGTATTTTCATGGCTTTGGTTCCAATTCGTTTAAACAGGTTTGCAGTGCGTCACGCCAATGGCGAATCACCAGGTCTGGTAACGCTTGTTTGATTTTAGTGGTATCCAGCAGACTATAGCTGGGACGTGTTGCTGGTGTTGGATAATCTTTGCTTTCAATAGGATTGATCTTACAGTCGCTATTGGAAAGTTCCAATATCGCTTTGGCAAAATCATACCAAGAACAGGCACCTTTATTGGAATAATGGTAAATAGATACGCCTTTGTCATGTGGGATGTGTTTCAGCATTTTGGGGTTGGGGAGATTCCGGCCTTCGCCGGAATGACGGGGGGAGCTGTCGGAATGAGCAGGGGAACTGCCGGAATGACCAGGGAAGCTGTCGGGGTGAGCAGTCAAATTGTCGGGGTGCTGTAACAAGCTAAGTATCACCCGCGCTAAATCGCTGGCATAAGTTGGGCTGCCGATTTGATCGGCAACAACATTTACGCTGTCTTGCTCTCGCCCCAATCGCAACAAAGTCTTCACAAAGTTATGTCCAAATTCTGAATAAAGCCAACTGGTGCGAATAATCGCCCCACGGCAACCGGACACAATCACAGCCTGCTCACCACGTTGTTTTGTCGCACCATAAACATTGATGGGTGCTGTTAAATTCGCTTCAAGATAAGGGCGACACGCCTGACCATTAAACACATAATCGGTTGAGATATGAATCAACGGAATGGATTGCTGTTGGGCAATTGCCCCCAGCTGGGCAACAGCCAGGTGATTAATTTGTTCTGCTAATTGAGCATTAGACTCTGCTTTGTCTACTGCGGTATAAGCCGCGCAATTAATAATCGCTCCAAAGTCTTTATCGGCAAAATAGCCTAGGATCGAGGCATTTGACGACAAATCTAGCGCATCTCGCCCCACAAACCTAAAATCAGCGCCAGCAGACATTGTCAGCAAATCTGAGCCATCTCTAACCAGCTTTTGCAGCGACTGGCCTAGCTGACCGTGC
This Thiomicrospira cyclica ALM1 DNA region includes the following protein-coding sequences:
- a CDS encoding SDR family oxidoreductase, yielding MTNSFYNRSNADKPILVIGQHGQLGQSLQKLVRDGSDLLTMSAGADFRFVGRDALDLSSNASILGYFADKDFGAIINCAAYTAVDKAESNAQLAEQINHLAVAQLGAIAQQQSIPLIHISTDYVFNGQACRPYLEANLTAPINVYGATKQRGEQAVIVSGCRGAIIRTSWLYSEFGHNFVKTLLRLGREQDSVNVVADQIGSPTYASDLARVILSLLQHPDNLTAHPDSFPGHSGSSPAHSDSSPRHSGEGRNLPNPKMLKHIPHDKGVSIYHYSNKGACSWYDFAKAILELSNSDCKINPIESKDYPTPATRPSYSLLDTTKIKQALPDLVIRHWRDALQTCLNELEPKP
- the rfbB gene encoding dTDP-glucose 4,6-dehydratase, with product MKILVTGGAGFIGSAVVRHLINDTNYAVVNLDKLTYAGNLASVASVSDDPRYAFEQVDICDAAELKRVFEQHQPDIVMHLAAESHVDRSIDGPAEFIQTNIVGTYTLLEQARAYWVKLRGDKKANFRFHHISTDEVYGDLAHPDEQLGDLPLFTETTAYAPSSPYSASKAASDHLVRAWLRTYSLPTLVTNCSNNYGPYHFPEKLIPLMILNALAGKDLPVYGKGNQIRDWLYVEDHARALVQVATKGKIGETYNIGGHNEKQNIEVVKTICAVLEELAPSENNPNIDTYSCQPGNADSYVALIRKVADRPGHDKRYAIDASKIQRELGWAPQETFESGIRKTVQWYLDNQAWCRGLK